One part of the Eptesicus fuscus isolate TK198812 chromosome 20, DD_ASM_mEF_20220401, whole genome shotgun sequence genome encodes these proteins:
- the MSL1 gene encoding male-specific lethal 1 homolog isoform X1, with product MTMRSAVFKAAAAPAGGNPEQRLDYERAAALGGPEDEAGAAEAHFLPRHRKLKEPGPPLASAQGGSPAPSPAGCGGKGRGLLLPAGAAPGQQEESWGGSVPLPCPPPATKQAGVGGDPAAAGAGCSPRPKYQAVLPIQTGSLVAAAKEPTPWAGDKGGAAAPAATASDPAGPPPLPLPGPPPLAPTAAAGTLAASEGRWKSTRKSPLGGGGGSGASSQAACLKQILLLQLDLIEQQQQQLQAKEKEIEELKSERDTLLARIERMERRMQLVKKDNEKERHKLFQGYETEEREETELSEKIKLECQPELSETSQTLPPKPFSCGRSGKGHKRKSPFGSTERKIPVKKLAPEFSKVKTKTPKHSPIKEEPCGSLSETVCKRELRSQETPEKTRSSVDTPPRLSTPQKGPSTHPKEKAFSSEIEDLPYLSTTEMYLCRWHQPPPSPLPLRESSPKKEETVARCLMPSSVAGETSVLAVPSWRDHSVEPLRDPNPSDLLENLDDSVFSKRHAKLELDEKRRKRWDIQRIREQRILQRLQLRMYKKKGIQESEPEVTSFFPEPDDVESLMITPFLPVVAFGRPLPKLTPQNFELPWLDERSRCRLEIQKKQTPHRTCRK from the exons ATGACCATGAGATCCGCCGTGTTCAAGGCGGCCGCGGCCCCTGCCGGCGGCAACCCCGAGCAGCGCCTGGACTACGAGCGCGCCGCGGCGCTGGGCGGGCCCGAGGACGAGGCCGGGGCGGCCGAAGCCCACTTCCTCCCCCGGCACCGTAAGCTCAAGGAGCCGGGGCCGCCGCTGGCCTCCGCCCAGGGCGGCAGCCCCGCGCCCTCCCCGGCCGGCTGCGGCGGCAAGGGCCGCGGCTTGCTCCTCCCGGCCGGGGCGGCCCCCGGGCAGCAGGAAGAGAGCTGGGGCGGCTCGGTGCCCTTGCCTTGCCCGCCCCCGGCCACCAAACAAGCCGGCGTCGGGGGGGACCCCGCGGCCGCCGGCGCCGGCTGCAGTCCCCGGCCCAAGTATCAGGCGGTGCTGCCCATTCAGACCGGCTCTCTCGTGGCGGCGGCCAAAGAGCCTACGCCCTGGGCCggggacaagggtggggcggCTGCCCCAGCTGCCACCGCCTCGGACCCGGCGGGACCCCCACCACTACCTCTGCCCGGGCCGCCACCCCTCGCGCCCACCGCCGCCGCCGGGACGCTGGCGGCCAGCGAGGGCAGATGGAAGAGTACGAGGAAGAGCCCTCTCGGGGGTGGCGGCGGCTCGGGAGCCTCCAGTCAGGCCGCCTGCCTCAAACAGATACTTCTGCTGCAATTGGACCTCATCgaacagcagcaacagcagctgcAGGCCAAGGAAAAGGAGATCGAGGAGCTGAAGTCCGAGAGAGACACG CTCCTTGCTCGGATTGAACGTATGGAAAGGCGGATGCAGCTGGTAAAGAAGGATAACGAGAAAGAAAGGCATAAGCTGTTTCAGGGCTATGAAactgaagagagagaggaaacggAGCTCTCTGAGAAAATTAAACTGGAGTGCCAGCCAGAGCTTTCTGAGACATCCCAGACTCTGCCTCCCAAGCCCTTCTCATGTGGGCGGAGTGGAAAGGGCCACAAAAG GAAATCCCCATTTGGAAGTACAGAAAGAAAGATTCCTGTTAAAAAGCTGGCTCCTGAATTTtcaaaagtcaaaacaaaaactCCTAAGCACTCTCCCATTAAAGAGGAACCCTGTGGTTCCTTATCTGAAACTGTTTGTAAGCGTGAATTGAGGAGCCAAGAAACTCCAGAAAAGACCCGGTCTTCAGTGGACACCCCGCCAAGACTCTCCACTCCCCAGAAGGGACCCAGCACCCATCCCAAGGAGAAAGCCTTCTCAAGTGAGATAGAAGATTTGCCGTACCTTTCCACCACAGAAATGTATTTGTGTCGTTGGCACCAGCCTCCCCCATCACCGTTACCATTACGGGAATCCTCTCCAAAGAAGGAGGAGACTGTAGCAA GGTGTCTGATGCCATCAAGTGTTGCAGGAGAAACTTCAGTCTTGGCTG tTCCTTCTTGGAGGGACCACTCAGTAGAGCCTCTAAGGGACCCAAATCCTTCAGACCTTTTGGAG AACCTAGATGACAGTGTGTTTTCAAAGCGGCATGCAAAACTGGAGCTGgatgaaaagagaaggaaaag ATGGGATATTCAGAGGATCAGGGAACAAAGAATTTTACAGCGACTGCAGCTCAGaatgtataaaaagaaaggaattcagGAATCTGAGCCTGAGGTTACCTCATTTTTCCCTGAGCCAGATGATG TTGAAAGTTTGATGATTACTCCCTTCTTGCCTGTTGTAGCATTTGGACGACCATTACCAAAATTAACTCCACA GAATTTTGAGCTGCCCTGGTTGGATGAGCGTAGCCGATGCAGGTTGGAGATCCAGAAGAAGCAAACACCTCACCGGACGTGTAGGAAATAA
- the MSL1 gene encoding male-specific lethal 1 homolog isoform X2, whose amino-acid sequence MTMRSAVFKAAAAPAGGNPEQRLDYERAAALGGPEDEAGAAEAHFLPRHRKLKEPGPPLASAQGGSPAPSPAGCGGKGRGLLLPAGAAPGQQEESWGGSVPLPCPPPATKQAGVGGDPAAAGAGCSPRPKYQAVLPIQTGSLVAAAKEPTPWAGDKGGAAAPAATASDPAGPPPLPLPGPPPLAPTAAAGTLAASEGRWKSTRKSPLGGGGGSGASSQAACLKQILLLQLDLIEQQQQQLQAKEKEIEELKSERDTLLARIERMERRMQLVKKDNEKERHKLFQGYETEEREETELSEKIKLECQPELSETSQTLPPKPFSCGRSGKGHKRKSPFGSTERKIPVKKLAPEFSKVKTKTPKHSPIKEEPCGSLSETVCKRELRSQETPEKTRSSVDTPPRLSTPQKGPSTHPKEKAFSSEIEDLPYLSTTEMYLCRWHQPPPSPLPLRESSPKKEETVAIPSWRDHSVEPLRDPNPSDLLENLDDSVFSKRHAKLELDEKRRKRWDIQRIREQRILQRLQLRMYKKKGIQESEPEVTSFFPEPDDVESLMITPFLPVVAFGRPLPKLTPQNFELPWLDERSRCRLEIQKKQTPHRTCRK is encoded by the exons ATGACCATGAGATCCGCCGTGTTCAAGGCGGCCGCGGCCCCTGCCGGCGGCAACCCCGAGCAGCGCCTGGACTACGAGCGCGCCGCGGCGCTGGGCGGGCCCGAGGACGAGGCCGGGGCGGCCGAAGCCCACTTCCTCCCCCGGCACCGTAAGCTCAAGGAGCCGGGGCCGCCGCTGGCCTCCGCCCAGGGCGGCAGCCCCGCGCCCTCCCCGGCCGGCTGCGGCGGCAAGGGCCGCGGCTTGCTCCTCCCGGCCGGGGCGGCCCCCGGGCAGCAGGAAGAGAGCTGGGGCGGCTCGGTGCCCTTGCCTTGCCCGCCCCCGGCCACCAAACAAGCCGGCGTCGGGGGGGACCCCGCGGCCGCCGGCGCCGGCTGCAGTCCCCGGCCCAAGTATCAGGCGGTGCTGCCCATTCAGACCGGCTCTCTCGTGGCGGCGGCCAAAGAGCCTACGCCCTGGGCCggggacaagggtggggcggCTGCCCCAGCTGCCACCGCCTCGGACCCGGCGGGACCCCCACCACTACCTCTGCCCGGGCCGCCACCCCTCGCGCCCACCGCCGCCGCCGGGACGCTGGCGGCCAGCGAGGGCAGATGGAAGAGTACGAGGAAGAGCCCTCTCGGGGGTGGCGGCGGCTCGGGAGCCTCCAGTCAGGCCGCCTGCCTCAAACAGATACTTCTGCTGCAATTGGACCTCATCgaacagcagcaacagcagctgcAGGCCAAGGAAAAGGAGATCGAGGAGCTGAAGTCCGAGAGAGACACG CTCCTTGCTCGGATTGAACGTATGGAAAGGCGGATGCAGCTGGTAAAGAAGGATAACGAGAAAGAAAGGCATAAGCTGTTTCAGGGCTATGAAactgaagagagagaggaaacggAGCTCTCTGAGAAAATTAAACTGGAGTGCCAGCCAGAGCTTTCTGAGACATCCCAGACTCTGCCTCCCAAGCCCTTCTCATGTGGGCGGAGTGGAAAGGGCCACAAAAG GAAATCCCCATTTGGAAGTACAGAAAGAAAGATTCCTGTTAAAAAGCTGGCTCCTGAATTTtcaaaagtcaaaacaaaaactCCTAAGCACTCTCCCATTAAAGAGGAACCCTGTGGTTCCTTATCTGAAACTGTTTGTAAGCGTGAATTGAGGAGCCAAGAAACTCCAGAAAAGACCCGGTCTTCAGTGGACACCCCGCCAAGACTCTCCACTCCCCAGAAGGGACCCAGCACCCATCCCAAGGAGAAAGCCTTCTCAAGTGAGATAGAAGATTTGCCGTACCTTTCCACCACAGAAATGTATTTGTGTCGTTGGCACCAGCCTCCCCCATCACCGTTACCATTACGGGAATCCTCTCCAAAGAAGGAGGAGACTGTAGCAA tTCCTTCTTGGAGGGACCACTCAGTAGAGCCTCTAAGGGACCCAAATCCTTCAGACCTTTTGGAG AACCTAGATGACAGTGTGTTTTCAAAGCGGCATGCAAAACTGGAGCTGgatgaaaagagaaggaaaag ATGGGATATTCAGAGGATCAGGGAACAAAGAATTTTACAGCGACTGCAGCTCAGaatgtataaaaagaaaggaattcagGAATCTGAGCCTGAGGTTACCTCATTTTTCCCTGAGCCAGATGATG TTGAAAGTTTGATGATTACTCCCTTCTTGCCTGTTGTAGCATTTGGACGACCATTACCAAAATTAACTCCACA GAATTTTGAGCTGCCCTGGTTGGATGAGCGTAGCCGATGCAGGTTGGAGATCCAGAAGAAGCAAACACCTCACCGGACGTGTAGGAAATAA